In the genome of Bacteroidales bacterium, the window TGAATTTGGGATTTTGAATTTCCAAAATGTAGCCTCTTAACAAGCCTGCACATACATTGTTCGCAAAGCGGGCAAATAAAATCTTCAGGAATATTTTCACAAATAAAAAATTCCCGTAGGTTTGTAAGTTCAATTATCAATCACGAAAAACAACTGCCATGGACCCTGTTTTCAAAGGATTAAACCCAGAAGCGCTTTGGAACTATTTTGCTGAAATCTGTAAAATTCCCCGCCCATCGAAAAAAGAAGAAAAAATTGCTGCTTATCTCCTTCAGTTTGCTGCTTCGCAAAATCTTGAATCAGCAATTGATGAAGTTGGCAATATTCTCATCAGCAAGAAAGCAAGCCCTGGGTTCGAGAAAAAGAAAACCGTTGTGC includes:
- a CDS encoding cytosol nonspecific dipeptidase (catalyzes the hydrolysis of Xaa-His dipeptides); translation: MDPVFKGLNPEALWNYFAEICKIPRPSKKEEKIAAYLLQFAASQNLESAIDEVGNILISKKASPGFEKKKTVV